ACGACTCCAAGCCGTCGGCTCCCTAGCGTTCCGGGCACCCGCGGCGCGGACCGCGGAGGCCGGGACCGGCCGAGTCGACGACCGATCGTGGGGTAGTGATGTTTCGCACTGTCAAGGCGTCCGCTGTCGCTGTGCTGTTCTGCGCGGTGGCTGTCCCGGTGCTCGCGGGGTGCGACGAGGCCTCGGACCCGGACGAGGACGCTCCGACGTCGTCGGCGGCAGCCGGCACTGGTCAGGCCGGCACGGATCCGGTTTCCGGCACGGTGAAGATCACCGTCGACGGCCGGTCGGTGAACGTGTCCTGTTCGGGTGCGCCGGCCGGCGACCGGCCGGTCGTCGTCCTGCTGGCCGGGCTGGGCGACGGCCTGGACAAGCTGGCCGGGTTCCAGAAGGCGCTGAGCGGGCAGGGCCGGGTCTGTTCCTACGACCGGCTCGGCGAAGGCGCCAGCGACCAGCCGGACGGCCCGCAGACCTTCGACAGCACCGGCAAGGTCCTGACGGGAGTGCTGGACCGGGTCGCCGGGCACCACCCGGTCGTGCTGGCCGGGCATTCCCTGGGCGGGTTGATCGCCGCCCGGTACGCACCCTCCCACCGGGACCGGGTCGCCGGGCTGGTCCTGATGGACGCGACCCCGTCGACCATCGTCGCCGACACCACGACCCTGATCCCGGAGTCGGCCACCGGCCAGGCGGCCGAGCTGCGCGGGCAGAGCCTCGCGGTCTACGGCGGCCAGAACCCGGAGAAGCTGACCATCCAGGACGGGAAAGCGGGCTCCGCCGGCGACATCCCGGTGGAGGTCGTCCAGCACGGGCAGCCCTACCTCGCCGCCGTACCCGAGTACGGGGCCGCCCTGGAAAAGGCGTGGTCCGAAGGGCAGCGCAAGTGGCTTGGGCTGTCCGGCCGCGCCAAGCCGGTCACCGCGGCCACCAGCGGCCACTACATCTACGTCGACCAGCCGGATGTCGCCGTGCAGGCCATCCAGCGCGTCACCGCGGCGGCCGCGGAATAGCCAGCTGGCCGCGGGCGGGGTCCAGGACCGTCCGCGGGTCGTCCGGGGTGGTGTCGCCGCGCCAGGCGACGTACCCGTCGGGCCGGACCAGGACGTACCGGGCGGCGTAGAGACCGTGCAGATCCGGCCGGCTGAGCCGGTACCGGATCAGCGGCACGCCGCCCGCCCGCGCTGCGGTTTCCCATTCGGGCGCGGGCGGTGCGGCGACCTCCAGCAGCGTGAAACCAGGGCCGAGCTCGTCCTGGAGCGACCGGTTCCGGTCGAGCCACAGGTGCGGCAGCCGGTGGCCGGGGGCACTGGAGGGCCGGTACTCCGACCCGGTGGAGGCCGGGTCGGGGCCGTCGTCGGGAATGACGAGCGGCGAGCCGGGATACGCGGTGCCGAGGACGAAACCGAGGGTGTACATCTCGGCCGTCTTGGCCTGCCGGATCAGCTCCGCGGTCTTGGCGCGCGCGGCCCGGCCGTCCGGCCCGTCGTCGTCCAGTCCCGGCACCGCGAGCTCACCGGTCAGCACCCGCATGTTCCGCTCGGCCTCCGCGATGGCGCGCCGGGCGACGGGACGGCGTTCGGTCTCGTAGGAGTCGAGCAGCTCGGGGCCGGCCCAGCCGCGCAGCGCGGCCGCGAGCTTCCAGCCCAGGTCGGCGGCGTCCCCGATGCCGGTGTTGGCGCCGAACCCACCCCAGGGCGGGTTCTGGTGGGCGGCGTCGCCGGCGAGGAAACAGCGGCCCGCCCGGTAGTGGTCGGCCACCAGCATCCGGGCCGTCCAGGGATCGATCGCCGTCACGGTAAGGGGTGCTTCGGCGCCGATCATGCGGTGGACCGCTCGTTCGCACCACGCGGCGTCGGCGTCTTCCGGTGCGTTGATGATGATGGCCCACCACAGGTCTTCGGTGTCGAGCGTGCCCATCAGGCCGTTGACCTCGGGGTCGACCACCCAGTACTGCACGGCGCGGCCCAGGTCGTGGCGGGCGCTCAGCCCGGGCGCGTCGAAGATGACCTGCACGTTGCGGATCTCGTGACTCCGCCCGGTCAGCGGGATGCCGCAGGCCCGCCGGACCGCGCTGCGGGCACCGTCGGCGCCGACGAGGTAGCTGCCTCGCACCACGCGCTCCCGCCCCGCACCGTCGGTCGCGGTCGCGGTGACTCCGGTGGCGTCCTGCTCGAGACCCGTCAGCGTCCAGCCCCAGCGCGCGCTGACCGTCTCCCGCCCGGCGAGGGTGTCGCGCAGGGCTGCCTCGACGTGGTTCTGCGCGCACCACAGGGCGGGCTCGGCCAGCTCGGTCCGTTGCACGTCGCTGAGGGCGAACACGCCGTCGAAGCGTTCCAGCCGGTGCCCGGTGAGGGAGGTGCAGAAGACCGCCGAATCGGACCACCCGAACGGCAGGCGTGCGTGGTCCCGGACCGCGCCGGCGATGCCCAGGCGCCGGAAGATCTCCATCGACCGGGGGTTCATCTGCTTGCACCGCGGGGACGCCAGGCTCGGCTCCGGCCGCGGTTCGAGCAGCACGCAGTCGATGCCCCGCGCGCCGAGTTCGTGGGCGAGGGTCAGGCCGACCGGGCCGCCACCGGCGATGACGACCTCGGTCGTCTCCACGCCGGGGGTGTCGATGCTGCTCGTCATGACAAGGGCTCCCAGCGAGTCGTCCGCGGCCGGCGATCGGCATGATCGTCATCGCGCAGGGTACGGCGAGCACCCCGAAAAGGGTAGGCGTGACGCGCAAAATGGATCATCGGCCGCCGGAAGATTCGTGGAACGGGATCCGGATCTCGCTTTCCCTGATGCGGCGGGTCTTTGGTCCCCGCCCATGGGGAAGAAGAACTCTGGCCCCACGCTACCCGGCTGCGGGAAATTGTCACGATGCGGAATTCATACGCCATTCTTCTCGTCGGGGCGCTTCTGGTGGGGAGCGCCGGTTGCGGTCGCGGATCGGATACCGCGCCTTCGCCGGTCGTGATCCCGGGTACTTCGGCCAATGCCTACATCGCGGCCATGGTGCCCGCGCTGGACGCGGTCAACGCGGCGGTGGCCGGAATCCCCACCGAGTGCGGACCGTGGAACGAGCAGGAGTGCCGGGTCGCGCTGCAGCGGGTCCACGACGCCAACGCCGGGCTGGAGAAGACGTTGGCGGCCGGGACCGTTCCTGATTGTCTCCGCGAGGCCGATACCGAAATGCGCACCTCGGTCAAGTTGATGGACGAGGCCATGCACAACGGGATCGACGGGCAGAGCTACACCGCCGTGCAGCACATGGCCCGCGAGCTCGAGGAAGCCGGCACGCACGAGATCCGGGCCATGAACCTTCTGCAGAACGCTTCCTGCTGAGCCTCAGTGAGGTTCAGCACGGCGTTCGTCGATGCCATACCGAGCTTATCGTGAGTGAGAAACGGGGTTAGAACACGGTTTCTCACTCACGACCCCGGTCAACGAACCTCAGACACCAGCCGGTCAGACCGGACCCGCTGGGCGCCACGGATGCAGGCCGCTCGCGCGGCCCGTCACCACGGGTCTTCAGGCGCCTATTTGCCAGACCAACGCGGCTTTGGACCATTCGTGTCCGGCCGCCTTCCACTTTTCGGCTGCCGAGCGGTAGTTGCTCACTGCCTGCTGCACACCGCCCGTGCCCGGACCGTGGAGTCGCGAACCCGTGAGGTCGGCCAGCCAGTCCCGCGCATCAGGAAGTGCGGAGGGCTCGGCCCTCCTGGCGGTTCGTTCGTAGGCCTGGGCGAGAGCCTGGTTGTGGCGGGCTTTCGCCTCGTGCTGCTGGGCGCTGTCCTGCGTGGCTTTGAAATCACCTGGCCTCAAGGCCCCGAGCAGATCGTACGGATTCATCGTGGTGATGCGCTGTCCCGGCCAGGAACGCGGCAAGCCGTACGGACCGGCGCCGGAGGGTCGTTGCGGCTTCGAGGCCCGCGCCCGCCTGGCCTTGGCGGCCGCGTCCTGGGCACTCGTGTGCGCGAAGTCCGCAAGCATGTGAGCGGAATCGGCGTCGGCACGTGCTCGCCTCAGCATGCGTTCGTCGTGCTTCGACATCGTCTTGTCGCGACCCGAAGTGACCATCGAAGTCCCTCCTTCGCTCGAACCGGTTCGGGCCCGCCCCCAGCCGGGCTCGTGGTCTCCAGTACAGCCGGTGGCGGTGGCCGAAGACATGGGACTTCCTCCCGCCGGCCGTGGCCTTTGGTCACCAGGTGCACGAGGCCGCCTCGGCACGTGCCCGTTCGCCGCCTCAGCCGGAGACGGCGAGCACGTGCTTGCCCAGTACGCCGCCGCGCTCGAAGGCCTCGTGGGCGGCGGCGATGTCGGCCAGCGGGTACACGCGGTGCACCACCGGGCGAAGTGCGCCGGAGGTGACGTGATCGGCCAGCTCGTCCAGCGCGGCGGAACCGGGGTTGGCGCTGAACGTGCGGATGCGCCGGGAGCCGTGGATGCTCGACGCCGCGATCGCGGCCAGGGCGGGAGCCGACAGCCCGACGGTGACCATCCGGCCGCCCTTGGCCAGCCTGCTGCGGTAGCAGTGCAGCTCGGCGCCGACCGTGTCGACGATGACGTCGAACGGCCCGATCTCCTCCGAGGTGGTGGTGCCGTAGTCGAGGACCTCGTCGGCTCCCAGGTCACGCAGGACCGCGGCGTGGCGGTCGCGGGCCAGCGCGGTGACGTGGCCACCCATCGCCCGGGCCAGCTGCACCGCCGCGGTGCCGACGCCACCGGCCGCGCCCCGGACCAGGACCCGCTCGCCGTCGGCCAGCCGGACACTGTCGCGCAGGGCGATCAAGGCGGTGCTGCCCGCGACGACCAGGGACGCCGCCTCGACCGCGGAAACACCCACCGGTGCGGGGCTGATGCGGTCGGCGGAAACCACGACGTACTCGGCGGCCCCGGCGACGGTGTGCCGTCCGCGGGGGTGCACCGTGCCCCACACCCGGTCCCCGGCGCGGTAGCCCCGGACGTCGGTGCCGGTCGTGACGACGACACCGGCGAAGTCCAGGCCGACCCCGATCGGGAACGCCCGGCCCGACACCATCTTCAGCCCACCGGCCCGCACGATCGTGTCGTGTCCGTTCACGCTGGACGCCTCGACCGCCACCAGGACCTCGTCGGGGCCGGGGGAGGGGCGGTCGGTTTCGGTGACCCGGAGGACGTCCGGTGCGCCGAAGCTCCCGATCTGTGCGGCCTTCATGTCGTGTTCCCTTCCGTGGTCGGCTGTGTGCCACCGATCCTGCGGGCCGCTCGCGGAAACACGGTCGTTCGCGTTGTCCTGGGACTGCCGGACCCACCTTCGCCGGGCCCGCCCCGGGCATACTGGGCCGGTGACCGACGACCCCCGCCGCGCGCTGGCCGAGTTCCTGCGGACCCGGCGGACCCGCGTGCGGCCGCAGGACGTCGGCCTGGAGCCGGGTCCGCGGCGGCGCGTCGCCGGGCTCCGCCGCGAGGAACTGGCCCTGCTGGCCGGAGTGAGCTCGGACTACTACCAGCGCATGGAGCAGGGCCGCGACGTGCGGCCGTCGGACCAGGTCCTCGACGCCATCGCCGGCGCGCTGAACTTCTCCGCCGAGGAGACCCGGCACCTGCACAGCCTCGCGGCCGCCGCGCGCACCCCGCCCCGCCCCGCCCGCCGGTACCCGCCGGAGGGGGTGCCACCGACCACGATGCGGCTGCTGCACGCGACGACCTCGCCCGCGCTGGTCGTCGGGCGCTTCCTGGACGTGCTGGCCTGGAACCCGCTGGCCGGCGCGCTGCTGGGCGCGTTCACCGAGGTGCCCCGGGCCGAGCGGAACCTCCTGGCCCTGCTGCTGCACCCGGAGGCGGGCGAGGCGTGCCCGGAGCGGGCGGCCACGGTCGCGGAGCTGACCGCGATGTTGCGGGCCCAGGTCGCCGCCGAGCCGGGGCACCCGCGCGCGGTGGAGCTGGTGGGTGAGCTGGCGGTGCGCAGCACGGAGTTCGCGACGCTGTGGGCCCGCCACGACGTCGAGGACACGACACGCGGCCGGATGCGCGTCGATCACCCGCTGGTCGGGGAGCTGAACCTGGACTGGGACGCCTACCCGATGCCGGGCGCGCCCGGGCCCGTGCTCATCGTCTACACCGCGGAGCCGGGCAGCCCGGACGACGAACGGCTTCGGCTGCTGGCCGGCGTGCTCGACGCACCCGGCCCCACAGCGAGCAACCAGTCGGCGGCCCGCGCCGGATCCGGATCGCCGGCGGCATCGGAAGCCCGCCGTTCCCAGGGCGGCTGACCGCCGAGCGAGGGGAGAGCACGCGATCGAGGCCGACACGGCCTTCCTGCCCGATCAGGGCGCGGCCACCGGTCGGCTGCCGGCTGTACGACCCGGACGACGTTGCTTGCTGCCCGACGGCAGGCGCCGCCTCGGTACGTTTTCCGTGGTTTGGCCGCAGTCTCAGACCGCTCGACACCATCCAGACTGCGGACCCGAACGGACAGCGCAGCCGTCACTGACCCTTGCCGCCACCCGGCGGTCGTGAGTTGGTGATCACCCGCGGATCCGCTCCGCTGGACCTGCACGGCATCCCCCGGCGTCATGAGAGCGCATCTCACCTGGTATCCGGATACTGGGTTGATGGGGACCGATGAGCTCGTACGCGATGTGACCTTCCCGAGCACCGACGTGGTGTTGGCTGGGTCGCTCACCGTTCCCGATCGCCGTGCTCCGGCCCCGGGGGTGGTCATGGTCGGCGGTTCCGGACCGTCGGACCGGAACAACGACACCTTCTTCCCGCCGATCCGCAGGCGACTCGCGGAAGCCGGCTTCGCCGTGCTGTCCTACGACAAGCGCGGGGTCGGCGCCTCCTCCGGTGACTGGCGCGAAGCAACCATCGACGACTTCGCGGTCGACGCCGTCGCCGCGCTGGACTTCCTCCGTGCCCAGCCAGGTGTGCGGGCCGAAGCCACCGGCCTGTTCGGGCACAGCGAAGGCGGCTGGGTCGTCCTGTGCGCCGCGGCCCGGGAGGACGTGCCCTGGGTGGTCACCAACGGCTGCCCCGGCATGACACCCGCGGCTCAGGACCGGTACGCGCTGGCCACCGCCCTTCAGGCGATAGCCGGCGTCACGTGCGACGACGCCGATGTGACACTGGCCGCGTACGACCGTCTCGTCGAGGCCGGTCGGCGCGGTGCCGGCTTCGCCGAAGCAACACGATTGGTCCGCACTTCTC
This genomic window from Amycolatopsis mongoliensis contains:
- a CDS encoding alpha/beta hydrolase family protein; the encoded protein is MGTDELVRDVTFPSTDVVLAGSLTVPDRRAPAPGVVMVGGSGPSDRNNDTFFPPIRRRLAEAGFAVLSYDKRGVGASSGDWREATIDDFAVDAVAALDFLRAQPGVRAEATGLFGHSEGGWVVLCAAAREDVPWVVTNGCPGMTPAAQDRYALATALQAIAGVTCDDADVTLAAYDRLVEAGRRGAGFAEATRLVRTSPIPAVVTDLFGEYWSEMDESLWEFTKRKQDHDPIPNALRLRCPHLATFGGADELVPVADSISLFAAAACHPDRHPRATLAVEVFPHADHRVQVGGGTALASGYLETLTRWITERLDIDSTA
- a CDS encoding helix-turn-helix domain-containing protein — translated: MTDDPRRALAEFLRTRRTRVRPQDVGLEPGPRRRVAGLRREELALLAGVSSDYYQRMEQGRDVRPSDQVLDAIAGALNFSAEETRHLHSLAAAARTPPRPARRYPPEGVPPTTMRLLHATTSPALVVGRFLDVLAWNPLAGALLGAFTEVPRAERNLLALLLHPEAGEACPERAATVAELTAMLRAQVAAEPGHPRAVELVGELAVRSTEFATLWARHDVEDTTRGRMRVDHPLVGELNLDWDAYPMPGAPGPVLIVYTAEPGSPDDERLRLLAGVLDAPGPTASNQSAARAGSGSPAASEARRSQGG
- a CDS encoding FAD-dependent monooxygenase, translating into MTSSIDTPGVETTEVVIAGGGPVGLTLAHELGARGIDCVLLEPRPEPSLASPRCKQMNPRSMEIFRRLGIAGAVRDHARLPFGWSDSAVFCTSLTGHRLERFDGVFALSDVQRTELAEPALWCAQNHVEAALRDTLAGRETVSARWGWTLTGLEQDATGVTATATDGAGRERVVRGSYLVGADGARSAVRRACGIPLTGRSHEIRNVQVIFDAPGLSARHDLGRAVQYWVVDPEVNGLMGTLDTEDLWWAIIINAPEDADAAWCERAVHRMIGAEAPLTVTAIDPWTARMLVADHYRAGRCFLAGDAAHQNPPWGGFGANTGIGDAADLGWKLAAALRGWAGPELLDSYETERRPVARRAIAEAERNMRVLTGELAVPGLDDDGPDGRAARAKTAELIRQAKTAEMYTLGFVLGTAYPGSPLVIPDDGPDPASTGSEYRPSSAPGHRLPHLWLDRNRSLQDELGPGFTLLEVAAPPAPEWETAARAGGVPLIRYRLSRPDLHGLYAARYVLVRPDGYVAWRGDTTPDDPRTVLDPARGQLAIPRPPR
- a CDS encoding NADP-dependent oxidoreductase, with the protein product MKAAQIGSFGAPDVLRVTETDRPSPGPDEVLVAVEASSVNGHDTIVRAGGLKMVSGRAFPIGVGLDFAGVVVTTGTDVRGYRAGDRVWGTVHPRGRHTVAGAAEYVVVSADRISPAPVGVSAVEAASLVVAGSTALIALRDSVRLADGERVLVRGAAGGVGTAAVQLARAMGGHVTALARDRHAAVLRDLGADEVLDYGTTTSEEIGPFDVIVDTVGAELHCYRSRLAKGGRMVTVGLSAPALAAIAASSIHGSRRIRTFSANPGSAALDELADHVTSGALRPVVHRVYPLADIAAAHEAFERGGVLGKHVLAVSG
- a CDS encoding alpha/beta fold hydrolase; translation: MFRTVKASAVAVLFCAVAVPVLAGCDEASDPDEDAPTSSAAAGTGQAGTDPVSGTVKITVDGRSVNVSCSGAPAGDRPVVVLLAGLGDGLDKLAGFQKALSGQGRVCSYDRLGEGASDQPDGPQTFDSTGKVLTGVLDRVAGHHPVVLAGHSLGGLIAARYAPSHRDRVAGLVLMDATPSTIVADTTTLIPESATGQAAELRGQSLAVYGGQNPEKLTIQDGKAGSAGDIPVEVVQHGQPYLAAVPEYGAALEKAWSEGQRKWLGLSGRAKPVTAATSGHYIYVDQPDVAVQAIQRVTAAAAE